CTGTCGCGGACAAATAAAGGGCACTGAACAATAGGCCTGTTATGAAGAGACAGGATACGATCCACGGTCTGACGACAAAGTCCTGAACCGTATCACCATGAGCAATGATGATGCGATGCGGTTCACGACGGCGACCAAACTCTTTACTTTTTGCTCCAGACAGCATCCAACACCCAGCTAATAGACACCAATATTGTCGGTTTATTAGGCTAGGAATATGGTTAATATTTCGTTTACATTTCCGGCGATGGATGCTTCCCTGAGGGGGTGAAGCTGTTTATTTTTAACGTGTTGCGCTATTTTTCTCGATGTGTCTGTGTGGTTATAATTCACAAATCGAGGACGTGTCATTTCGTCCTCGAATCGATGTCGGTGCTTGTTGCTCTATTTTGAAGAGGCCAGGCCTTTGGCAGCTTGTAGCACTTGGTTTGCATGGTCCTTGACCTTCACCTTGCGCCAGATTTCGTTAAGCACTCCTTCGGCATCGATCAGGAACGTGCTGCGTTCGACGCCCATATAGGTTTTTCCATACATCTTTTTCTCCACCCACACTCCATATGCCTCGCAGACTTCCTTTTCGGTGTCTGCAGCCAAGTCGATGGAGAGATTGTGTTTTTTGACGAAATTGTCGTGTTTCTGGGCGCTGTCGGGAGAAACGCCGATGATCTTGATGCCCAATGCTGCGAAATCTTGCGAAAGGGCGCTAAAATCCAAAGCTTCTGTTGTGCAGCCGGGCGTGTTGTCCTTGGGGTAGAAATAAAGAACGACCGGATTTCCTTTGAATTGGCTTAGGGATAATTCTCCATTGCCGTTTGTTTTCAGGGTGAAGTCGGGTGCTCGGCTTCCCACTTCCAGCTGCAGATTATCTTTAGACATTGGCCATCCTTTCGTCTTTTTTCTACATAA
This window of the uncultured Cohaesibacter sp. genome carries:
- the bcp gene encoding thioredoxin-dependent thiol peroxidase, encoding MNKIQSKTALETPQRHKPEYAANRDLTCTIYNHKSLCRKKTKGWPMSKDNLQLEVGSRAPDFTLKTNGNGELSLSQFKGNPVVLYFYPKDNTPGCTTEALDFSALSQDFAALGIKIIGVSPDSAQKHDNFVKKHNLSIDLAADTEKEVCEAYGVWVEKKMYGKTYMGVERSTFLIDAEGVLNEIWRKVKVKDHANQVLQAAKGLASSK